From Alligator mississippiensis isolate rAllMis1 chromosome 9, rAllMis1, whole genome shotgun sequence, one genomic window encodes:
- the LOC102560301 gene encoding CD83 antigen: protein MLPLALGCLCLLLQRPAVAAVSMDSQCGAAAVLPCPPAVKGMQNFWASGWYKVINNSQETGLIRNLKNRTTVYDKIQRLFLMDEQQSLVIPKVRPEDAGTYRCSLWANVGHFNQQADVILRVSDCSMPWPGTSPTGTSLRGSEREGSASPNSTCCQEPLIPVLAAVLGLLAFNVGKGLLSIILILVIRVSLKYKRRRKQAQNL from the exons ATGTTGCCCTTGG ctcttggctgcctgtgcctcctcCTGCAAagaccagcagtggcagcagtgtccATGGACAGCCAGTGCGGGGCAGCAGCAGTCCTCCCTTGCCCTCCTGCTGTCAAAGGGATGCAGAACTTCTGGGCCAGCGGCTGGTACAAG GTCATCAACAACAGTCAGGAAACGGGGCTGATTCGGAACCTCAAGAACAGGACAACGGTGTATGACAAGATCCAGCGGCTGTTCCTGATGGACGAGCAGCAGTCGCTGGTCATTCCTAAGGTCCGGCCAGAGGACGCTGGCACTTATCGCTGCTCCCTCTGGGCCAATGTGGGACATTTCAATCAGCAGGCAGACGTCATCCTGCGGGTATCAG ACTGCTCAATGCCCTGGCCGGGCACTTCGCCCACGGGGACGTCGCTACGGGGTTCTGAGCGAGAGGGCAGCGCAAGCCCCAACTccacctgctgccaggagccgCTGATTCCTGtccttgctgctgtcctggggctgctggccttcaacgtggggaaggggctgctcagCATCATCCTCATCCTG GTGATCAGGGTCAGCCTCAAATACAAGCGAAGGAGAAAACAAGCGCAAAACCTCTGA
- the LOC106737486 gene encoding putative surface protein SACOL0050 gives MKLAVFFVLLGSFALWTALQAAPAERQDGRSPAAAPLHQEPPLANGTGVLGPSYPSLAEGIPGAASPAPGRDLGERTPQAAESREQPVAGVSPANVGGKKPSTGGLESPHLALPRGCVCRGKPSGCKNQPECKEGPQSAVGSRGDPLSAGKPGLGPPAAPMRPVPGAGPEPREKLLSRDPSGVGAEPSGVELVSLSDPVPAGKPAPGATRVLGDKPVPGASGKPLGYETPAFGATTMSDNKPVPWAEPAPSEKPASSKKPRCREKPASTGNPASSEKHLSRDKPLPSEHHLSRDKPESIEKPVSSEKPESSENHLSRDKSESSEKPESNENHLSRDKSESSEKPESSENHLSRDKPLPSEHHLSRDKPESIEKPVSSEKPESSENHLSRDKSESSEKPESSENHLSRDKSESSEKPESSENHLSRDKLSPIPASPGKPVSNVVPVARDKPAAGSNPISNLVPSVLKPLFGSDSGGKDGAGKEDEQNNDKDQDQGADDDDDKNEADDDADDADEYETDYEDETKDDEDADEDNEEDDGWADDDKDKDEDEDEDEEEVGGAAEKEDDNDDDDNNDDDDDDDNNDDDDDDDDGKDSDEGQDDDDLNLMEMDTDDTDTDTENDYSDANEYGMGDGEVSDDSDDYSDDSDDSDDFSDDDSYGIWWF, from the exons ATGAAGCTGGCAGTCTTCTTCGTCCTCCTTGGGAGCTTCGCCCTGTGGACAGCACTGCAGGCTGCCCCAGCAGAAC GTCAGGATGGACGCTCTCCGGCAGCGGCCCCACTGCACCAGGAGCCCCCTTTGGCCAACGGGACAGGTGTCCTGGGCCCGTCGTACCCGAGCCTGGCTGAAG GGATCCCTGGAgcagcttctcctgcccctggcCGTGACTTGGGGGAACGCACCCCGCAGGCAGCTGAGTCCAGGGAACAGCCCGTGGCAGGGGTCAGCCCTGCAAATGTGGGAGGAAAGAAGCCAAGCACGGGGGGGCTGGAGTCCCCCCATCTGGCTCTGCCAAGGGGCTGCGTGTGCAGGGGAAAGCCTTCCGGGTGCAAGAACCAGCCTGAGTGCAAGGAGGGACCGCAGAGCGCGGTGGGGAGCCGGGGAGACCCCCTGTCCGCTGGGAAACCTggcctggggccccctgcagctcccatGCGACCAGTGCCTGGTGCAGGACctgagcccagggaaaagctccTATCTAGAGACCCCTCTGGGGTTGGGGCAGAGCCGTCTGGGGTAGAACTGGTGTCTCTCTCAGACCCGGTGCCCGCTGGAAAACCAGCACCTGGAGCCACACGTGTGCTTGGTGACAAGCCGGTACCTGGGGCCAGTGGAAAACCTCTGGGCTACGAGACACCTGCGTTTGGGGCAACAACCATGTCTGACAACAAGCCTGTgccttgggcagagcctgcacccagtgaAAAACCAGCATCTAGCAAGAAACCCCGGTGTAGGGAGAAGCCTGCATCCACTGGAAACCCAGCGTCCAGTGAAAAACATTTGTCTAGAGATAAACCACTGCCCAGTGAACACCATCTGTCTAGAGATAAGCCTGAATCCATTGAAAAGCCAGTCTCCAGTGAAAAGCCGGAGTCCAGTGAAAACCACTTGTCTAGAGATAAGTCTGAATCCAGTGAAAAGCCGGAGTCCAATGAAAACCACTTGTCTAGAGATAAGTCTGAATCCAGTGAAAAGCCGGAGTCCAGTGAAAACCACTTGTCTAGAGATAAACCACTGCCCAGTGAACACCATCTGTCTAGAGATAAGCCTGAATCCATTGAAAAGCCAGTCTCCAGTGAAAAGCCGGAGTCCAGTGAAAACCACTTGTCTAGAGATAAGTCTGAATCCAGTGAAAAGCCGGAGTCCAGTGAAAACCACTTGTCTAGAGATAAGTCTGAGTCCAGTGAAAAGCCGGAGTCCAGTGAAAACCACTTGTCTAGAGACAAACTTTCCCCCATCCCCGCATCCCCTGGAAAACCAGTGTCCAATGTAGTACCAGTGGCGAGAGAtaagcctgcagctggcagcaatcCCATATCCAACTTGGTGCCCTCCGTTTTGAAGCCACTGTTCGGGTCGGATTCTGGTGGGAAAGACGGCGCAGGGAAGGAGGATGAACAGAACAACGACAAGGACCAGGACCAGGGGgcggatgatgatgatgacaagaACGAGGCGGACGATGATGCTGATGATGCCGATGAGTATGAGACAGACTATGAGGATGAAACCAAGGATGATGAGGATGCAGATGAGGACAATGAGGAGGATGATGGCTGGGCTGACGATGACAAGGACAAGGATGAGGACGAAgatgaggatgaggaggaggTGGGTGGGGCTGCAGAGAAAGAAGATGACAACGATGATGACGATAACAACGATGATGACGATGATGACGATAACAACGATGATGACGATGATGACGATGACGGGAAGGACAGCGATGAGGGCCAGGATGACGATGACCTGAACCTCATGGAAATGGACACTGACGACACAGACACGGACACGGAGAACGACTACAGCGATGCGAATGAGTACGGCATGGGTGACGGCGAAGTCAGTGACGACAGTGACGACTACAGCGATGACAGCGACGATAGCGATGACTTCAGCGATGATGACAGCTACGGCATATGGTGGTTCTGA
- the LOC109284559 gene encoding eppin: protein MVRLMAPGAGPWQEPVGHRAPPSRHQRTGTRLAHCLSSQTASRGPREGRTRASSTPSAGFKSNRGGWGSSDLAPGSTMKPAGTVLLLGLLALRAELQTVPREKPGVCPSSAPDALDPCFFLCSSDYSCPGSQKCCLIPCGYACLDPLPAPRDICRLPPDPGPCPEAIPRWFYHWPSRRCRRFESGSCSGNANNFETKRKCLWACASHGSWAACPEPQGVGPCVELCGAGGACGEGEKCCSNGCGHQCMRVTGGPP from the exons ATGGTCAGGCTGATGGCGCCGGGCGCTGGACCTTGGCAGGAGCCTGTAGGGCACCGTGCACCACCAAGCAGGCACCAGAGGACTGGCACAAGGCTGGCACACTGCCTCTCTTCACAGACTGCgagcagaggccccagggaaggaCGGACCAG AGCCAGCTCCACCCCGAGCGCGGGGTTTAAATCCAACCGGGGCGGCTGGGGGAGCTCAGACCTGGCTCCCGGCAGCACCATGAAGCCAGCAGGCACCGTCCTCCTCCTGGGGCTCCTGGCcctcagggcagagctgcagactGTGCCCAGGG AGAAGCCCGGCGTCTGCCCCTCCTCAGCACCCGACGCTCTGGATCCCTGCTTCTTCCTCTGCTCCAGTGATTACAGCTGCCCGGGGAGTCAGAAGTGCTGCCTCATCCCCTGCGGCTATGCCTGCCTCGACCCCCTGCCCG CACCCAGGGACATCTGCAGGCTccccccagaccctggcccctgccctgaggCCATCCCACGCTGGTTCTACCACTGGCCTTCCCGGCGCTGCAGGAGGTTTGAGTCCGGCAGCTGCTCCGGCAATGCCAACAACTTTGAGACCAAACGCAAGTGTCTCTGGGCTTGTGCAAGCCACG ggagctgggccgccTGCCCCGAGCCGCAGGGAGTGGGGCCGTGCGTGGAGCTGTGCGGGGCCGGCGGGGCTTGCGGGGAAGGAGAGAAGTGCTGCAGTAACGGCTGCGGGCACCAGTGCATGAGAGTGACAGGAG GGCCCCCCTAA
- the LOC102563327 gene encoding kunitz-type serine protease inhibitor bitisilin-3 yields MTARSIFLLPRLLALCLCLRPAPAQEDAERRADLCKLPPEQGPCRGRIPRFYYSASSKRCELFTYGGCQGNANNFKTEEDCVAACGDRAVCKLQSDPGPCDALVPRWFHNPQARKCESFNYGSCGGNGNNFKTEEACLRLCQGTVECPPPTLHCVWSFPPLCGPRRPCAPGKTCCYHQCRFQCLDLLKEKAGTCPPDPVRCSQPQPNECGRDYECSAQLKCCHWRCARRCVEPVQE; encoded by the exons aTGACAGCCAGAAGCATCTTTCTCCTGCCACGGCTCCTcgccctctgcctctgcctccggCCTGCCCCGGCTCAGGAAGACGCAG agAGGCGGGCGGACTTGTGCAAGCTGCCTCCGGAGCAAGGCCCGTGCCGGGGGCGAATCCCCCGCTTCTACTACAGCGCCTCCTCCAAACGCTGCGAGCTCTTCACGTACGGCGGCTGCCAGGGCAATGCCAACAACTTCAAGACCGAGGAGGACTGTGTGGCCGCCTGCGGGGACCGAG CGGTTtgcaagctgcagtctgaccCCGGCCCGTGCGACGCGCTGGTCCCGCGCTGGTTCCACAACCCACAGGCCAGGAAGTGCGAGAGCTTCAACTACGGCAGCTGTGGCGGCAACGGCAACAACTTCAAGACGGAGGAGGCCTGCCTCAGGCTCTGCCAGGGCACGG TGGAGTGCCCGCCGCCCACCCTGCACTGCGTCTGGTCCTTTCCTCCCCTGTGCGGCCCGCGGAGGCCGTGTGCCCCGGGCAAGACGTGCTGCTACCACCAATGCCGGTTCCAGTGCCTGGACCTCCTGAAAG AGAAAGCTGGGACGTGCCCTCCTGACCCCGTCCGGTGcagtcagccccagcccaacGAGTGTGGCCGTGACTACGAGTGCAGTGCGCAGCTGAAGTGCTGCCACTGGCGATGTGCCCGGCGCTGCGTGGAGCCTGTGCAAG agtGA
- the SPINT4 gene encoding kunitz-type protease inhibitor 4 codes for MLSQSCPSCPALLPGSLNPRRSSPAHSEPPPGSTMKSGILLLLLAVPLLLWAKPTPPAEKAGYCSRQPPLGGVFDEEHCSACLKDQSCSNCSSDAKCPGEAKCCPGDCGFTCQAPVKDFCHLPSVCGSCKALFVRFFYNSSSRACEEFVYGGCGGNKNNFETKEDCSQACQHLDAA; via the exons ATGCTGAGCcagtcctgcccctcctgccccgccctcctgcctggcagcttAAACCCCCGCCGGTCCAGCCCCGCACACTCAGAACCGCCTCCCGGCAGCACCATGAAGtcaggcatcctcctcctcctcctcgctgtCCCGCTCCTGCTCTGGGCCAAGCCCACGCCACCGGCAG AGAAAGCCGGGTATTGCTCTCGGCAGCCGCCCCTCGGCGGGGTGTTCGACGAGGAGCACTGCAGCGCCTGCCTCAAGGACCAGTCCTGCTCCAACTGCTCCAGCGATGCCAAATGCCCCGGCGAGGCCAAGTGCTGCCCGGGCGACTGCGGCTTCACCTGCCAGGCCCCCGTGAAGG ACTTCTGCCACCTGCCCTCTGTGTGCGGCAGCTGCAAGGCGCTCTTCGTCCGCTTCTTCTACAACTCCTCCAGCCGGGCCTGCGAGGAGTTCGTCTACGGCGGCTGTGGCGGCAACAAGAACAACTTTGAGACTAAGGAGGACTGctcccaggcctgccagcacctgg ACGCTGCTTAG
- the LOC106739006 gene encoding papilin yields MESGTVLLLLLLLLTGVLAQRAELSTVPDNEKGAITKRGECPPDSQEGRSPSCLYCLLDESCPGMEKCCSDGGMRACVLPPTVHPGYCPQPEPGLVTTCLVNCVNDTECGPGEKCCVSGCHRKCAPAEPARPGTCPQVTVHPGSRPCQSRCEDDRTCPENQKCCFTGCGLKCVDPQWDARSIAQSPAPTGGDWSGQQEGGADGKPQKPGTCPADPIRCIRSFPPLCQVDADCPEMQKCCYKACQFHCVLPGDTCQLPVQKGLCDAYSRRFFFNATAARCQDFLYSGCRGNANNFRTREECVQTCEGQEEPSPGPVPVAGGCERRCLYDHDCARGEKCCSLRCRRECVDQSSLKRGYCSITPGLYFTYNCKATCRADGECPGDEKCCLQGCDYKCLTPSKEKPGICPLAAPTAPCTHPCGEDDDCPGDRKCCQSSCGQTCLAPDRAKPGECPKVRPWQTLVPCEGNDTCTHDRDCPKQEKCCFSGCFQHCLRRSREHPGMCPKPSACDTPEERHHNQCLEDSICPGHEKCCDTGCAWECVAVRKGAA; encoded by the exons ATGGAGTCAGGCaccgtcctcctcctcctcctcctcctcctcaccggGGTCCTGGCCCAGCGGGCAGAGCTGAGCACCGTGCCAGACAATGAGAAGGGGG CCATCACCAAGCGGGGCGAGTGCCCCCCGGACAGCCAGGAGGGCAGGAGCCCGTCCTGCCTCTACTGCCTCCTGGACGAGTCCTGCCCCGGGATGGAGAAGTGCTGCAGCGACGGGGGCATGAGAGCCTGCGTGCTCCCTCCCACAG TGCACCCGGGGTATTGCCCCCAGCCAGAGCCGGGCCTGGTGACCACCTGCCTGGTGAACTGCGTGAACGACACCGAGTGCGGGCCGGGCGAGAAGTGCTGCGTGTCGGGCTGCCACCGGAAGTGCGCGCCGGCCGAGCCAG CCCGCCCGGGCACGTGCCCACAGGTGACGGTGCACCCAGGCTCCAGACCCTGCCAGAGCCGCTGCGAGGATGACAGGACCTGCCCCGAGAACCAGAAGTGCTGCTTCACTGGCTGCGGCCTCAAGTGCGTGGACCCGCAGTGGGACGCTCGCAGCATCGCCCAGTCCCCCGCGCCCACTGGAGGGGACTGGAGCGGGCAGCAGGAAGGTGGTGCTGATG GGAAGCCACAGAAGCCCGGGACCTGCCCCGCTGACCCGATCCGGTGCATCCGGTCATTCCCCCCGCTGTGCCAGGTCGATGCCGATTGTCCGGAGATGCAGAAGTGTTGCTACAAGGCGTGCCAGTTCCACTGCGTCCTGCCAGGAG ACACGTGCCAGCTCCCCGTGCAGAAGGGGCTCTGCGACGCCTACTCCCGCCGGTTCTTCTTCAACGCCACGGCCGCGCGGTGCCAGGACTTCCTCTACAGCGGCTGCCGCGGGAACGCCAACAACTTCCGCACGCGGGAAGAGTGCGTCCAGACCTGCGAGGGCCAGG aggagcccagccctggccccgtcCCCGTGGCGGGGGGCTGCGAGCGGCGATGCCTCTATGACCACGACTGCGCCCGGGGAGAGAAGTGCTGCAGCCTGCGGTGCCGCCGGGAGTGCGTGGACCAGAGCTCGC TGAAGCGCGGCTACTGCTCCATCACCCCCGGGCTCTACTTCACCTACAACTGCAAAGCCACCTGCCGAGCGGACGGCGAGTGCCCCGGGGACGAGAAGTGCTGCCTCCAGGGCTGCGACTACAAGTGCTTGACCCCTTCCAAAG AGAAGCCTGGCATCTGCCCGCTGGCCGCCCCAACAGCCCCGTGCACACACCCATGCGGGGAGGACGACGACTGCCCGGGGGATAGGAAGtgctgccagagcagctgtgGCCAGACGTGCCTGGCCCCCGATCGAG CCAAGCCGGGCGAGTGCCCCAAGGTCAGGCCCTGGCAGACGCTGGTGCCGTGCGAGGGGAACGACACGTGCACCCACGACCGGGACTGCCCCAAGCAGGAGAAGTGCTGCTTCAGCGGCTGCTTCCAGCATTGCCTTCGCCGCAGCAGAG AGCACCCCGGCATGTGCCCCAAGCCGTCAGCCTGCGACACCCCGGAGGAGAGGCACCACAACCAGTGCCTGGAGGACAGCATATGCCCGGGACACGAGAAGTGCTGCGACACCGGCTGCGCCTGGGAGTGCGTGGCCGTGCGCAAAG GCGCAGCGTGA